Proteins encoded by one window of Myripristis murdjan chromosome 1, fMyrMur1.1, whole genome shotgun sequence:
- the LOC115365892 gene encoding probable G-protein coupled receptor 83 yields the protein MTALCVWLFLVLWVAGPDRTAAAAAVSHKLNDSSLWGEEKILSFSVNASSGQADKRTSDFFILDFDEGTLADWRSLAGKRHGGEAQEGGIKALLVAAYSLIIVISLFGNTLVCHVVAKNKRTQSATSLFIVNLAVADILITVLNTPFTLVRFLNSTWVFGRGMCHVSRFVQYCSLHVSTLTLTAIALDRRQVILHPLRPRMSHVQGAVWVAVIWIMASCFSLPHAIYQKLLTFTYSEEKERSLCVPDFPEPSDVYWQYIDLLTFILLYVLPLLIISAAYTTVAHRLWRHNAIGDTTIAQNATQRRKRRRTLAMLLLVVGVFAVCWFPLNCYVVLLSSQAIQSSNTLYFCFHWLAMSSTCYNPFIYCCLNPTFRQELRLLLAMCRRRRRAGVELERELCAAAPCAPCHRTAWPDNQASPRPSHVSSHPSHISSQRSHASSSQSHTLKETHVLFTARQALSGRTDILSVEPIVTVS from the exons ATGACAGCCTTGTGTGTTTGGTTATTCTTGGTCCTTTGGGTGGCGGGTCCGGACaggacagcagctgcagcggcgGTGAGTCACAAACTGAACGACTCCTCACTTTGGGGGGAGGAGAAGATACTGTCGTTCAGTGTGAACGCCTCGTCGGGACAAGCGGACAAGCGGACGTCGGACTTTTTCATCCTGGACTTTGACGAGGGGACGCTGGCCGACTGGCGCTCTCTGGCCGGTAAGCGGCACGGAGGAGAGGCGCAGGAGGGGGGCATCAAAGCCCTGCTGGTGGCCGCCTATTCTCTCATCATCGTTATCTCGCTGTTCGGAAACACCCTGGTGTGCCATGTGGTGGCCAAAAACAAGCGCACCCAGTCCGCCACCAGCCTGTTCATTGTGAACCTCGCCGTGGCTGACATCCTCATCACCGTCCTCAACACACCGTTCACCCTG gtCCGCTTCTTGAACAGCACCTGGGTGTTTGGCAGGGGTATGTGCCATGTCAGCCGCTTTGTGCAGTACTGCTCCCTGCACGTctccactctcactctcactgccATAGCACTGGATCGACGACAG GTGATTTTACATCCTCTGAGACCACGCATGTCCCATGTGCAAGGTGCTGTTTGGGTAGCTGTCATCTGGATCATGGCcagctgcttctctctcccGCATGCCATCTACCAAAAACTCCTGACTTTTACATACAG TGAGGAGAAGGAGCGCAGTCTTTGTGTTCCAGACTTCCCAGAGCCATCAGATGTCTACTGGCAGTACATTGACCTCCTTACCTTCATCCTGCTGTATGTGCTGCCACTCCTCATCATCAGTGCTGCTTACACCACAGTAGCCCACCGCCTATGGCGCCATAACGCCATTGGTGACACCACCATAGCCCAGAATGCAACCCAGAGACGAAAACGCCGGCGGACCTTGGCCATGCTGCTCCTGGTGGTCGGGGTGTTTGCTGTCTGCTGGTTCCCTCTCAACTGCTATGTGGTGCTGCTTTCTAGCCAGGCCATTCAGTCGTCCAACACCCTGTACTTCTGCTTTCACTGGCTGGCGATGAGCTCCACCTGCTATAACCCCTTCATCTACTGCTGTCTGAATCCCACTTTCCGGCAGGAGCtcaggctgctgctggccatgtGCAGGAGAAGACGGAGGGCAGGGGTCGAGTTAGAGCGGGAGCTCTGCGCCGCGGCCCCCTGCGCTCCCTGCCACAGAACAGCCTGGCCTGACAACCAGGCGTCGCCCAGGCCGAGCCATGTTTCCTCACACCCGAGCCACATCTCCTCACAGCGGAGCCATGCCTCCTCCAGTCAGTCCCACACCCTGAAAGAGACACATGTGCTGTTCACTGCCAGGCAGGCCCTCTCAGGCAGAACTGACATTCTCTCAGTGGAGCCAATCGTGACTGTGAGCTAA